The following coding sequences lie in one Oncorhynchus kisutch isolate 150728-3 linkage group LG3, Okis_V2, whole genome shotgun sequence genomic window:
- the katnb1 gene encoding katanin p80 WD40 repeat-containing subunit B1, whose translation MALANTTKTSWRLQEIVAHSSNVVCLALGKNSGRLLATGGEDCRVNIWAVSKPNCIMSLTGHNNPVECVKFNNSEEQVVAGSQSGSLRVWDLEAAKILRTLMGHKANICSLDFHPFGEYLASGSMDTNIKLWDVRRKGCVFRYKGHTQAVRCLAFSPDGKWLASASDDSTIKLWDLTAGKMITEFTAHTGAINIIQFHPNEYLLASGSSDRTIKLWDLEKFKMIGSSEGEMGPVRCLAFNLDGCCLYSGAVDSLRVYGWEPNRCFDVVPVGWGKVADLAICNHQLIGVSYNLTNVSSYVVDLTRVKKSGSVIQGVIQDDQPLTEPSPKGSTLRRNYDRPLTTCSTQRVKQSSESDRRSPEGERRSPSSEDEKESSAEIRNPEDYKEIFQPKSAISRTPPKSEPFPAPLEDESFVVRANQGLVEFMTPMTDRQQPGLLNLPVASSTPVLRVEPTMVATAPRPIPVVTTRPPTSNHPPASHPAPPPVVAMAKAKPQPSVILSTRNEPIGLNVGDFLPPARNNRPSVLGDDEALAQIRKGHDTMCVMLTSRHKNLDTIRAVWGSGDVKTSLDSAVSMKDLSIVVDILNIVNLKPSLWKLDLCTSILPQIEELLQSKYESYVQTGCTSLKLILKRFWPLISDTLTAPPSVGVDITREERHQKCKACYKQLKNLSNVVKNKADQVGRHGSAFKELQLLMAPLDY comes from the exons ATGGCTTTGGCCAACACCACCAAAACATCATGGCGATTAC AGGAGATTGTAGCCCACTCCAGTAATGTGGTGTGTCTGGCACTGGGGAAGAACTCAGGCCGTCTCCTAGCCACTGGGGGAGAGGACTGCCGAGTCAACATCTGGGCAGTCAGCAAACCCAACTGCATCATG aGTCTGACAGGACATAATAACCCAGTGGAGTGTGTAAAGTTTAATAACTCTGAGGAGCAGGTGGTGGCTGGCTCACAGTCCGGATCACTGCGCGTATGGGACCTGGAGGCTGCAAAGA TACTAAGAACTCTAATGGGACACAAGGCCAATATCTGCAGCTTGGACTTCCACCCATTTGGGGAATACCTGGCATCTGGTTCCATGGACACCAACAtcaag CTGTGGGATGTACGGAGAAAGGGCTGTGTGTTCAGGTACAAG ggtCACACTCAGGCAGTGAGGTGCCTGGCCTTCAGTCCAGATGGGAAATGGTTGGCCTCTGCTAGTGATGACAGCACCATCAAG CTGTGGGACCTGACTGCAGGGAAGATGATTACAGAGTTTACAGCACACACTGGAGCCATCAACATCATCCAGTTCCACCCCAACGAGTATCTGCTAGCGTCAGGCAGCTCTGACCG GACCATCAAACTGTGGGATCTGGAAAAGTTCAAGATGATTGGCTcttcagagggagagatgggaccaGTCAG gTGTCTGGCCTTTAACCTGGATGGCTGCTGTCTGTATAGTGGAGCTGTGGACTCTCTCCGTGTGTATGGCTGGGAGCCCAACCGCTGCTTTGATGTGGTGCCAGTGGGCTGGGGCAAGGTGGCAGACCTGGCGATCTGCAACCACCAGCTG aTTGGCGTGTCGTACAATCTGACTAATGTTTCGTCCTACGTGGTGGATTTGACGCGGGTGAAGAAGTCTGGCTCTGTGATCCAAGGCGTAATCCAGGACGACCAGCCACTCACAGAGCCCTCCCCGAAAGGATCCACGCTGCGACGCAACTACGACCGACCCCTGACCACCTGCAGCACACAGAG GGTAAAGCAGAGTTCTGAGTCAGACCGCCGCAGCcccgagggggagaggaggagcccCAGTAGCGAGGACGAGAAGGAGTCCTCCGCCGAGATCCGTAACCCCGAGGACTACAAAGAGATCTTCCAGCCAAAGAGCGCCATCT CTCGCACCCCCCCAAAGAGTGAGCCCTTCCCTGCCCCCTTGGAAGATG AGAGTTTTGTGGTGAGGGCTAACCAGGGGCTGGTGGAGTTCATGACTCCTATGACTGACAGACAGCAG CCCGGCCTGTTAAACCTTCCTGTGGCATCGTCCACTCCGGTCCTGAGGGTGGAGCCTACCATGGTCGCCACGGCGCCCCGTCCCATCCCCGTGGTAACCACACGACCTCCGACCTCTAACCACCCCCCCGCATCCCACCCAGCCCCTCCACCGGTCGTTGCTATGGCGAAGGCCAAACCCCAGCCCAGCGTCATCCTCTCCACCAGGAATGAACCAATAGGACTCAACGTGGGAGATTTCCtgcct CCTGCTCGCAACAACCGGCCCAGTGTGCTGGGTGATGACGAGGCTCTGGCCCAGATCAGAAAGGGCCATGACACCATGTGTGTGATGCTCACCAGCCGACACAAGAACCTGGACACCATCAGAGCTGTGTGGGGCAGCGGGGACGTTAAG ACCTCCTTGGACTCGGCCGTCTCGATGAAGGATCTCTCTATCGTCGTGGACATCCTCAACATTGTTAACCTCAAACC GTCTCTATGGAAACTGGACCTGTGTACCTCTATCCTGCCCCAGATTGAAGAGCTGCTGCAAAGCAAGTATGAGAG TTACGTGCAGACGGGTTGCACCTCTCTGAAGCTGATCCTGAAGCGTTTCTGGCCTCTCATCTCAGACACGCTGACAGCGCCCCCCTCTGTTGGAGTGGATATAACACGGGAGGAACG CCACCAGAAGTGCAAGGCATGCTACAAGCAGCTGAAGAACCTCAGCAACGTGGTGAAGAACAAGGCCGACCAGGTGGGGCGCCACGGCAGCGCCTTCAAAGAGCTGCAGCTGCTCATGGCCCCACTGGACTACTGA